GAAAGGACGTCACTAACGCCGTCACCTACCTTGTGCTCGACGTGGTCGAGGAACTGCATATCAGCGATTTCCCGATCGCCGTCCGGCTCAACAGCACCTCGCCCGAGCAGTTGTTGCGCCGCATGGCGGAGGTCCAGCGGCACGGGGGCGGCATCGTGGCGGCCTACAACGAAGAGGTCGCCATCGAAGGGCTGGTCAAATTCGGCTACCCGCTCGAAGAGGCCCGCGCATTCGCCAACGACGGCTGCTGGGAGACCATCATCCCCGGGAAGACGTGCTTCATCTACCGTCCTTTTGACGGGCTGTCCATCCTGCAGGATGCGCTCGCCCTGCGCGGCCGCGAGCCCGTGGATTATCCGGATTTCGAGGCCCTGTATGCCGCCTGCCTCGAGCGGTTGGCGCGGGCCATCGACGAACACCACCGCGCGGCCGACGGCTGGGCCCTGAACGGCATGCCCACGCCGCTCGTGTCGATGTTCGTCGACGGGTGCGTCGAGAAAGGCCGCTCGTACCACGACCGCGGCGCCACGTACACCGTGTTTGCGGCGCACATCGGCCGCCTGGCCAACGTCGCCAACAGCCTGCTTGTAATCAAGAAGCTGGTTTATGAAGACAACTATCTCACGTTGCCGGAGTTTCTGGATGTCGTGCGCAACGATTGGGAGGGTCAGGAGAACCTTCGCCAGCTGGTGCTGAACCGCTCCACCTTCTACGGCAATGACGATGACGAAGCCGACGCGATGGCGGTCCGCGTGTTCAACGACTACACGGACCTTGTGGCGCGCGTCCGGGAGCGCAACGGCGTGCTGCGCCCGGCGGGGATCAGCACGTTCGGCCGCGAGATCGAGTGGCGCAATACAGGCTCTTCGCCCGACGGGCACCGCTGCGGCGAACTGCTGGCCACGAACTGCTCGCCGTCACCCGGTACGGACAAGCAAGGCCCCACGGCCGTACTCAGGTCCTACTGCAAACTGGATTTCACGCGCAGTCCCAACGGCGCCACGGTGGAACTCAAGATCCATCCCGAAAGCGTGAAGGGCGAGAAAGGCGTCGACGCCATGGTTGCCCTCATGCGGACGTTTGTGAGCCTGGGCGGCTGGTTCATGCACACCGACGTGGTGGACTCGGCCATGCTCCTCGACGCCCAGCGCCATCCGGAGAAATACCCCAACCTGTCCGTGCGCATCGCCGGCTGGTCCGCCCGTTTCGCCACCCTGACCAAAGACTGGCAGGACATGGTCATTAACCGCACCCAGCAGATTGTTTAGAGCGGCATTCTTCCGCGGGCTGTGTGCCGAGCTTGCTCGGGGCTACCCCAGGAAACGTTCCAAAGCTCGTTACAGTAGCGTTCAACGCGGTTCCTGTTCTGGGCAATTTCCATGAAGGGGGAGTGATTGTGTTGAACTTCCCGTGCGACTTGCTCACAATCTTCGGCGGCAGCGAACGAGGGCCAGGAGCCGAAGCATGAAGATTACGAAGGTGGAAGCGTTTCCCGTGCCGCCTCGATGGGTGTTCTGCAAGGTCGACACCGACGAAGGCATTGCGGGATGGGGCGAGTGCACGCTGGAGGGTCATGCCGCTACCCAGGTGGCTGCCGTAAGCGAACTAGCCCGTATCCTGGTCGGCGAAGACCCGGCACGCATCGAGTTTCTGTGGCAAAGCATGTACCGGGCCGGATTCTACCGGGGCGGCCCCGTTCTCATGAGCGCCCTCAGCGGCGTCGATATGGCCTTGTGGGACATCTTCGGCAAGATGCAGGGGCTGCCAGCATACAAGCTCCTCGGCGGCGCTTGCCGGACCAAAGTCCGCGTTTACGGGGGCTGCGGCGGAAATGATCCCGCCGAAATCCGCGAATCCGCCCGTGCCTGCGTCGAGCGCGGTTTCACTGCCATGAAGTTCTGTCCCGTGGATGCCACCGAGACCGTGGACGGGCTGGATGTGTTGAAAAAGGCCGAGGCGCGCGTGGCGGCGGCGCGCGAAGGAGCGGGCGACGCCGATATTGGTCTTGATTTCCACGGCCGGATCGCGCCGCCTGTGGCCATTGCTCTCGCCGATGTGCTTACGCCTCTGAGACCGTTCTTCATCGAGGAGCCGGTACAATGCGAAAACGTCGACGCGCTTCTCGATGTGAAGCGCTCGACCTCAATCCCGATAGCAACCGGCGAGCGGCTCTATGGGCGGCATGGCTTTCGCGAGGTGATTGAAAAGCGGGCCGCGGCCATTCTTCAGCCCGACCTGGCTCATGCGGGCGGCCTCACCGAAGTGAAGAAGATCGCCGCCATGGCGGATGCGCACTATATGGCCATTGCGCCGCATTGTCCTTTGGGGCCCGTCGCCCTGGCGGCCTGCGTTCATTTCGCACTCAGTACGCCGAATTTCCTTATTCAGGAACACGGTTCGCTTGGCGAGGGGTATTTGAAGGCGCCGTTGACGGTAAAGAACGGCCATGTGTTCCTGCCTGACGCGCCGGGTCTGAGCATTGAGGTCGACGAGAGAGCCGTCCGGGCCATGCCCTGGAAGGATTGGGATACCCCCCGGCTGTTTCACGAAGACGGCTCGGTGGCTGACTGGTAATTGGCGGGAGCCCGCGCATTCCTGGTATCGTTCTGGCGGAGCAACAGCAGGTGAACTCAAGCATGATTGGCATGAAGACGCGGACGCGCTGGTACCTTTCACCGTCGTCCGTGGTGTTTCTTGGCGGCGTCCTCGCAGCATTCCTGGTTGGGGGAGGGGCGCTTCCTGCGTCTGGTCAGATGACGCAAGAACTTCAAGAGTTGCTGTCCAACGCGAACGGTACCCGATCTGAAACGCCCCAGGAGCAGCCTGAGCCGCCCCTGAGCGAGCAAATCGACGCGTTGCGTAAGAAGCTCGATATTGCCCGCAGCCATTATGAAAGCGCCGAGGCCGTCACGGAGGCACAGGCTACACAGCAATTCGGGGTGGACGCGAAGGAGATCGAGGAACGCACGACGCTGCTCCGTGCCCTCTGTCAGGCCTATCAGCGCAACATCTCCGTGCTCGAGAAGCTGGTCGAGACACGCGAGTCCCGCGCCGACCTTGACGCACAGGTTGCGGCGTGGCAGGGGTTCAAGAATCCGCCCCCCTACAAAGTCGATTTCGTAGACGAGCTGCGCGACCAGGTGTTTCAAGAGGACGTGGTGATTCAAGCTGCGCGCGATCAGGGGATCATGATCGAGGAGTATCTTGGCAAACTGCGTGACCGGTTGGAGACAGCGGACCGGGAGTACAGGCAAGCAACGGAAGCCCTTGAAAACGCCTCCGGCTCTGGCGATCTCCGAGGAATCCAGTGGCAGGCCGACAAGACCCGCATCGCCAAGCTTGTCGCACAGGCAGGCCTGGATGCGTTCGACGACGAGGCCCGCGGGTTGCGGGAATCCATCGAGCACCATCAGGCGGTCCGGGCGTTCGCGCAAAAGAAACTTGGCGTCGCGATCCAGAACGCCCCATTCCTGCGGGAGGAACTCGACAAAAAGCTCGAGGATTTCGAACTGGCCCAGGGAAAGACCGATCAGGAGCTGGAAAAGGCCAAGGAGAGAAAGACGGCCGCCGACGATGTGCTGGCCAAGGCGCGTGAGGAGCTTCGGGCAGCCCGCGACGCGGTTCCTGCCGCAAACGAGCAGGAGGAGCAGAAACGCCAGGCGGACCTGGCCCGGCTCGAACGCCTTCTCGAGGTGCGTCAGGCGCAGGCCGAGACTGCCACGGCCGAGGTCGATGCCCTCCAAATGATGACGAGCATACGAAGCACGGAGTCCTCGCTGTGGCGGCAGCGCTACGAATTCGCGCACACCGAGGATTATGCCGAGCTTGATGGCGTGCGCCGCGTGATCACGGAGCGAATTCAGGGCATCGAAAGCTGGAAGAAATTCTTCGATTCGAACCTGCGCAAGACCGAAGCGCTCGTGGGTAATCTCGAGAGCCGGCTGGCGGCGTGGCGGC
This window of the Candidatus Hydrogenedentota bacterium genome carries:
- a CDS encoding mechanosensitive ion channel; translated protein: MKTRTRWYLSPSSVVFLGGVLAAFLVGGGALPASGQMTQELQELLSNANGTRSETPQEQPEPPLSEQIDALRKKLDIARSHYESAEAVTEAQATQQFGVDAKEIEERTTLLRALCQAYQRNISVLEKLVETRESRADLDAQVAAWQGFKNPPPYKVDFVDELRDQVFQEDVVIQAARDQGIMIEEYLGKLRDRLETADREYRQATEALENASGSGDLRGIQWQADKTRIAKLVAQAGLDAFDDEARGLRESIEHHQAVRAFAQKKLGVAIQNAPFLREELDKKLEDFELAQGKTDQELEKAKERKTAADDVLAKAREELRAARDAVPAANEQEEQKRQADLARLERLLEVRQAQAETATAEVDALQMMTSIRSTESSLWRQRYEFAHTEDYAELDGVRRVITERIQGIESWKKFFDSNLRKTEALVGNLESRLAAWRPEFGDEALAREELASLERREEMFRRGVAQINDMVRLLRHWQSEIEVHQQETSRWDAAVSMARVFLKRLRSVWTYPLFTVQESSITINKIMMAMVILLLGLYLSKKIARRSRSVVLTRFRADEGFAASLGKGIYYCLVVIVLLLVLSTVEIPLTVFAFFGGALAIGVGFGAQTLINNFISGIILLIERPIKEGDIVDVEGVRGRVVNIGSRCCQVKLFDGIDILVPNSLFLEQKVVNWTLSDTTLRFSVRVGVAYGSPTREVAQLLEKAVEEHGRILKNPEPVVLFEDFGESTLLFTVYFWLEVGGPMDYRTVCSDIRFRIDRLFREAGIAIAYPQRDVHLDTLSPLRVSLVEPESEGHERPDRPHLPDGKPRRE
- the dgoD gene encoding galactonate dehydratase, with the translated sequence MKITKVEAFPVPPRWVFCKVDTDEGIAGWGECTLEGHAATQVAAVSELARILVGEDPARIEFLWQSMYRAGFYRGGPVLMSALSGVDMALWDIFGKMQGLPAYKLLGGACRTKVRVYGGCGGNDPAEIRESARACVERGFTAMKFCPVDATETVDGLDVLKKAEARVAAAREGAGDADIGLDFHGRIAPPVAIALADVLTPLRPFFIEEPVQCENVDALLDVKRSTSIPIATGERLYGRHGFREVIEKRAAAILQPDLAHAGGLTEVKKIAAMADAHYMAIAPHCPLGPVALAACVHFALSTPNFLIQEHGSLGEGYLKAPLTVKNGHVFLPDAPGLSIEVDERAVRAMPWKDWDTPRLFHEDGSVADW